The following coding sequences lie in one Methanothermobacter sp. MT-2 genomic window:
- a CDS encoding Fe-S oxidoreductase — MVIKKTDSLCPVCLKKIKAEILEGSEKVIIKKECPEHGTFKNVYWSDKSLYERFSKYDYKGEGLLNPHTETEKGCPLDCGICPQHESHTILGLIDVTNRCNLNCPICFANAAVSKYLYEPSYEEIKEMLRNLRSNMPVPTPAIQYAGGEPTVRKDIVELVKLARDEGFTHVQIATNGVKLAMKPELARELREAGLNTVYLQFDGVTEEPYLESRGRNLLPIKLKAIENCRKAKLGIVLVPTLVKGINDQQVGDIIRFAIKNIDIIRGVNFQPVSFTGRTPANKVEEQRITIPDFQRLIEEQTNGKIKIDDFYPASSVCPISDFVSALEGEPQVTFTCHPHCGTATYIFVENSHMIPITRFIDVDKFFKILEKDTQYLKEGGITGKAKAIAKSAIELPKTLDTSKAPKSIDIKNILISIFKERSYKALGEFHKRTLLISCMHFMDPWNFDIDRVKRCVIHYATPDGRIIPFCTMNSIYRESVERKFAKPFKEKSA, encoded by the coding sequence GTGGTTATCAAAAAAACAGACAGTCTCTGTCCAGTATGTCTTAAGAAGATCAAGGCAGAGATACTAGAAGGAAGCGAAAAGGTGATCATAAAAAAAGAATGCCCAGAACATGGCACCTTCAAGAACGTTTACTGGAGTGATAAAAGCCTCTATGAAAGATTCTCCAAATATGATTACAAGGGTGAAGGCCTACTAAACCCCCATACAGAAACCGAAAAGGGCTGCCCACTTGACTGTGGAATCTGCCCTCAACATGAAAGTCACACCATTCTTGGTCTTATTGATGTTACCAATCGTTGCAATTTAAATTGTCCCATCTGTTTCGCCAATGCCGCTGTTTCAAAATACCTCTATGAGCCATCCTATGAAGAAATAAAAGAGATGCTACGCAACCTCAGGAGTAACATGCCGGTGCCAACCCCAGCAATCCAATATGCAGGAGGAGAACCTACAGTTAGAAAAGATATTGTGGAACTTGTCAAACTCGCCAGGGACGAGGGCTTCACACATGTCCAAATAGCTACGAATGGTGTTAAACTGGCCATGAAACCAGAACTTGCAAGAGAACTCAGAGAAGCCGGCTTAAACACGGTCTATCTACAATTTGATGGTGTTACAGAGGAACCATACCTAGAATCTAGGGGTAGGAACCTTTTACCCATTAAATTAAAGGCTATAGAAAATTGCAGGAAGGCCAAACTTGGCATAGTACTTGTACCAACCCTCGTAAAGGGTATCAATGACCAGCAGGTAGGGGACATAATAAGATTCGCCATAAAAAACATTGATATAATAAGGGGTGTTAACTTCCAACCAGTATCATTTACTGGTAGAACACCAGCCAATAAGGTTGAGGAACAGAGGATAACAATACCAGACTTTCAAAGGCTGATCGAGGAACAGACAAATGGCAAGATAAAAATAGATGATTTCTATCCTGCATCTTCTGTCTGTCCAATCTCAGATTTCGTATCTGCATTAGAAGGCGAACCACAGGTCACATTCACTTGCCATCCTCATTGTGGCACAGCAACATACATCTTCGTGGAAAACAGCCACATGATACCTATAACACGTTTCATTGATGTGGATAAATTCTTCAAGATACTCGAAAAGGACACTCAATATCTTAAAGAGGGTGGTATAACTGGGAAGGCTAAGGCGATCGCAAAATCTGCAATAGAACTCCCTAAAACCCTTGACACATCAAAGGCCCCAAAGTCTATTGATATAAAAAATATATTAATATCAATATTTAAAGAAAGATCATACAAGGCCCTTGGAGAATTCCACAAGAGGACACTTCTAATATCTTGCATGCATTTCATGGACCCATGGAATTTCGACATTGACAGGGTTAAAAGGTGCGTGATCCATTATGCCACGCCTGATGGGCGTATAATCCCATTCTGTACCATGAACTCCATCTACAGGGAATCTGTTGAGAGGAAATTCGCCAAACCATTTAAAGAAAAATCCGCTTAA
- a CDS encoding UDP-N-acetyl-D-mannosaminuronate dehydrogenase produces MDETLIAVFGLGHIGLPTAALFAKVGFNVIGVDINPHIIDSINKGISPIIEPGLDELLLEVVKKGKLKATIDGEYAAKEANTMIVVVPTPLSADRSSDLSAVISASKTISKGLKEGDLVIVESTVPPSTCERIVLPILEESGLKVSRDFGLVYTPERALPNNTIYEMTNNARVIGGMDRESAERAAKLYHKITKGEIVKVKDIMTAEMVKLMENTYRDTNIALANELAIICESLGIDAIDAIEAANYHPRVNLHTPGPGVGGHCLSIDPYFIVEMAEANKVPARLIKTARQINEEMPYHVLEILEDALNDIHVDIRDVTIGILGVAYKGNVADTRETPSKPLIDALLRKGSKVMVHDPYVKKEIIEGMGAEPVTLKEALNCDCTVLMTDHDEYREIEPEMVNGKIFICARPILRPEKFREKGIIFRGVGRP; encoded by the coding sequence ATGGATGAAACTTTAATAGCTGTTTTTGGACTGGGCCACATAGGACTTCCAACCGCTGCACTTTTCGCCAAAGTAGGTTTCAATGTTATTGGTGTTGATATAAACCCTCATATCATTGATTCCATCAATAAAGGAATATCACCCATAATAGAACCGGGATTAGACGAACTTTTACTTGAAGTTGTTAAAAAAGGAAAATTAAAAGCCACAATCGATGGTGAATATGCTGCAAAGGAAGCCAATACAATGATAGTCGTGGTCCCAACACCCTTGAGCGCTGATAGATCATCAGACCTCTCAGCAGTCATATCAGCATCAAAGACTATCTCCAAGGGCCTTAAAGAGGGGGATCTTGTCATAGTTGAAAGCACAGTCCCCCCATCTACTTGTGAAAGGATTGTCCTACCAATACTTGAAGAAAGTGGTTTGAAGGTTTCAAGGGATTTTGGACTTGTATACACACCTGAAAGGGCGCTGCCAAATAATACAATCTATGAGATGACAAACAATGCAAGGGTTATAGGGGGCATGGACAGGGAAAGTGCAGAAAGAGCCGCTAAACTCTATCATAAGATAACAAAAGGAGAAATCGTGAAAGTTAAAGATATAATGACTGCCGAGATGGTTAAATTAATGGAGAACACCTACCGTGACACTAATATTGCATTGGCTAATGAACTCGCCATAATATGTGAATCACTTGGCATAGATGCCATAGATGCCATAGAAGCTGCGAATTATCATCCAAGGGTTAACCTGCACACACCCGGCCCTGGAGTCGGGGGGCATTGTCTTTCCATTGACCCTTACTTTATAGTTGAAATGGCGGAAGCCAATAAAGTCCCTGCAAGGTTGATTAAAACAGCACGACAGATAAACGAGGAAATGCCATACCATGTTCTAGAGATCCTAGAAGATGCCTTAAATGATATTCATGTGGATATTAGAGATGTTACTATCGGAATCCTTGGAGTGGCATATAAAGGTAATGTGGCTGATACAAGAGAAACACCTTCAAAGCCTCTGATAGATGCGCTGCTCCGAAAAGGGTCGAAGGTAATGGTACACGACCCATATGTAAAAAAGGAGATCATAGAGGGTATGGGAGCGGAACCAGTTACATTAAAGGAAGCTCTAAACTGTGACTGCACAGTTCTAATGACAGATCATGATGAATACCGTGAAATAGAACCTGAAATGGTTAATGGGAAAATTTTCATCTGCGCAAGACCCATCCTAAGACCTGAAAAATTTAGAGAGAAGGGTATAATATTCAGGGGAGTGGGTCGTCCTTGA
- a CDS encoding UDP-N-acetylglucosamine 2-epimerase, translating to MISMKIAIVIGTRPEIIKMAPVIDEIQKKNIELSIIHTGQHYDHEMSQQFFQDLELPKPDHNIGVGSGTHAKMTAAMMKGLEDILKEENPDIVMVQGDTNAVLAGALVASKMHIPVGHVEAGLRSFDKTMPEEINRIVADTCTHIYYAPTEKAALNLLFEGACPDNIIITGNTIVDACLRNLKIAKRKSKINLPSDKIITLTMHRAENVDNKTRLESIIHALLELDEFLIIFPVHPRTRKNLEKFHLYKLLAKAEHIKLLKPLGYLDFLLLLSNSYAVLTDSGGLQEEAITLNIPCLTLRYNTERPETVEAGGNILVGADKKRIIDTLKLIQEDQNFRRKMINAPNPYGDGKASEKIINATFDFYRKGKLTIKPPENILSDLQRELRLIEEDITVESLEEREDCKVRIVYDGFKPKFPHQTMNLKGKQVICDIYKI from the coding sequence GTGATCAGCATGAAAATTGCCATAGTAATCGGCACCCGCCCAGAAATAATAAAAATGGCGCCAGTAATCGACGAAATCCAAAAAAAGAACATAGAACTCTCCATAATACACACAGGCCAACACTATGACCATGAAATGTCCCAACAATTCTTCCAGGACCTCGAACTCCCAAAACCAGACCATAATATAGGAGTGGGCTCGGGAACCCATGCAAAGATGACAGCCGCAATGATGAAAGGCCTCGAAGACATCCTAAAGGAAGAAAATCCAGACATAGTCATGGTACAAGGAGACACAAACGCAGTACTAGCCGGAGCCCTAGTAGCATCAAAAATGCACATACCAGTAGGCCACGTAGAAGCTGGTCTAAGATCATTTGACAAGACAATGCCTGAAGAAATAAACAGGATAGTCGCAGATACCTGTACACACATCTATTACGCCCCAACAGAAAAAGCAGCCTTAAACCTCCTATTCGAGGGTGCTTGCCCTGATAATATTATCATAACAGGGAACACCATAGTTGATGCTTGTCTTAGAAATCTTAAAATTGCTAAACGCAAATCTAAAATAAACCTTCCATCTGATAAAATCATCACACTCACAATGCACAGAGCCGAGAACGTTGATAACAAGACCAGACTCGAATCAATAATCCATGCTCTATTAGAATTAGACGAATTTCTAATAATATTCCCTGTACATCCACGTACACGCAAAAATCTTGAAAAATTCCACCTTTATAAGCTCTTAGCTAAGGCAGAACATATAAAGTTACTGAAACCTTTAGGCTATCTCGATTTCCTCCTGCTATTATCAAATTCATACGCAGTCCTCACAGACTCTGGCGGCCTACAAGAAGAGGCCATAACACTCAACATACCATGTTTAACATTAAGATATAATACAGAGCGTCCAGAGACAGTTGAAGCTGGTGGCAACATCCTCGTTGGGGCTGATAAAAAAAGGATAATAGACACCCTCAAATTAATTCAAGAAGACCAAAATTTCAGAAGGAAGATGATAAACGCCCCAAACCCTTATGGTGATGGTAAAGCCTCTGAGAAGATAATCAATGCAACATTTGATTTCTATAGAAAAGGTAAATTAACGATAAAACCACCCGAGAATATCTTATCCGATCTCCAGAGGGAATTACGCCTAATAGAAGAGGATATAACAGTGGAATCATTGGAGGAAAGAGAGGATTGTAAGGTTAGGATAGTCTATGATGGGTTTAAACCGAAATTCCCCCATCAGACAATGAACCTAAAGGGAAAACAGGTAATATGCGACATTTATAAGATATGA
- a CDS encoding tRNA pseudouridine synthase A has protein sequence MKKIVLKVAYIGTAYHGFQRQPDLPTVESELINALKEANIIESPREARFQAAGRTDKGVHSLGNLVAFFTPYEVHVNQINDILPRDIKVLASASVYYGFKVRYPIRRYYRYILFDGDLDMELMSLAASKFEGTHDFTNFSKRVERNPIRRIESVKIQGEDDYYIIDVVGESFLWQMVRKMVKVIADVGRGKIEPENVDELLNPGERIHIEPMPPENLILMGLEYGVKIKFKEDEYAISSFKSMLDEEFLEYKKASIVRKVMRDSINNIIKQNN, from the coding sequence ATGAAAAAGATAGTGTTGAAGGTAGCATACATAGGAACGGCCTATCATGGATTCCAGAGACAACCAGATCTTCCCACAGTCGAATCTGAACTTATAAACGCGCTAAAGGAAGCTAATATTATTGAAAGTCCGAGAGAGGCGAGATTCCAGGCTGCTGGGAGAACTGATAAGGGAGTGCATTCACTTGGCAATCTTGTGGCGTTTTTCACACCCTACGAGGTTCATGTGAACCAGATAAATGATATTCTGCCCCGTGACATTAAAGTATTGGCAAGTGCCTCTGTATATTATGGTTTCAAGGTAAGATATCCTATACGGAGATATTACCGTTATATTTTATTTGATGGGGACCTTGACATGGAACTTATGAGCTTAGCAGCTTCGAAATTTGAGGGAACACATGATTTCACGAATTTTTCCAAGAGAGTTGAAAGAAACCCTATAAGGAGGATAGAATCTGTTAAAATCCAGGGGGAAGATGATTATTATATTATTGATGTTGTTGGTGAAAGTTTCTTATGGCAGATGGTGAGAAAAATGGTTAAAGTCATAGCTGATGTTGGAAGGGGAAAGATTGAACCGGAAAATGTTGATGAACTCTTAAATCCAGGAGAGAGAATCCATATAGAACCAATGCCCCCAGAAAACCTGATCTTAATGGGACTCGAATATGGTGTTAAGATCAAATTTAAAGAGGATGAATATGCAATATCCTCGTTTAAATCTATGTTAGATGAAGAATTCCTAGAATATAAGAAGGCATCTATTGTCAGAAAGGTTATGAGGGACAGTATAAATAATATTATAAAACAAAACAATTAA
- a CDS encoding predicted transporter protein → MSVILATIFFGLSAPLNKIMVSEMDPIQIGALTYFIAGIFLLVVRQSPLKNFILDMLDRENDAEVSIKPSDYLILAVTAILSSAAAPLLFLRGLSETSAVNAALLLNVEVFFIILLGLAIFNESLKLKDTIGIFLLITGAFSIATNGEFQHIILTQNIRGNLLVIGAAFFWSLDTVLSKFLSKKRDLIGISAIKSFIGGLILMLILLALNMSLSFPFEMLPFLFSVSIFSIGCAFILIYFALREIGSTRVGSLFPLSSLFGAFFAFLILREPFGGLQIISAFIMILGIFILYHK, encoded by the coding sequence GTGAGTGTAATACTCGCCACCATCTTTTTCGGTTTATCAGCACCCCTTAACAAGATAATGGTCAGTGAAATGGATCCCATCCAAATTGGAGCTTTAACCTATTTTATAGCAGGAATATTCCTGCTAGTGGTAAGACAGTCCCCATTAAAGAATTTCATATTAGACATGCTTGATCGTGAAAATGATGCAGAAGTGTCCATAAAACCTTCAGATTATCTCATCTTGGCTGTAACAGCGATTTTAAGTTCAGCTGCAGCCCCACTACTTTTTCTCAGGGGGCTTAGTGAAACTAGTGCCGTGAATGCAGCTCTTCTTTTAAATGTTGAAGTTTTCTTCATAATATTACTTGGTTTAGCCATTTTTAATGAATCTTTAAAATTGAAGGACACTATAGGCATCTTTTTATTAATCACAGGTGCTTTTTCGATAGCAACAAATGGAGAATTCCAACATATAATTTTAACCCAGAATATTAGGGGTAATCTCCTTGTTATTGGAGCGGCGTTTTTCTGGAGCCTTGACACAGTATTAAGCAAATTCCTGAGCAAAAAAAGGGATCTTATAGGGATATCGGCTATAAAAAGTTTTATTGGCGGCCTGATATTAATGTTGATCCTATTAGCCCTTAATATGAGCCTAAGTTTCCCATTTGAAATGTTACCATTTCTATTTTCTGTTTCGATATTTAGTATAGGTTGTGCTTTTATATTAATCTATTTCGCCCTTCGAGAAATAGGATCAACAAGAGTAGGATCATTATTCCCACTATCCTCATTATTTGGGGCGTTCTTCGCATTTTTAATCCTCAGGGAACCATTCGGTGGTCTTCAAATCATCTCCGCTTTTATCATGATCCTTGGAATTTTTATATTATACCACAAGTGA
- a CDS encoding LmbE family protein — protein sequence MNLKKTLILTLILLGGISFILAFVHIPSAIRSGKTVYPLLSFKKSDRVMIIAPHPDDEALAAAGIIRYCVNHNIPVEVVIVTNGGSGLAWQRHTESLEAMKKLGLNDNITFLDYPQMGLTHLLAQNWNKPYMDPKGISHSMDKFSHNPGAPYTGESLAMELEDIIYDFKPTVIIYPDSNDVHQDHWATSAFVEYAITKLNYNCTTLGYMIHTPSNSWPSPRSYSPSSYLTPPSYLSAQENWVEFPLTEKDEEFKASAIKSYKSQLKRGSYFLLSFVRKNELFSIQHPITISKNSSTGYPHLIFKDPENDVKKLTTSIETDMKTSESSVDLTNISFETDNNGTCISLQTKDKISANNIYEFHLLIIYGNNTTAEMDIQIKNGKYHINQYGTTLSNLTIINTGNAIIIKIPIIFKKGDNVILSADTIDSKRKSTDMSPWQIIEIR from the coding sequence ATGAACCTCAAAAAGACACTAATACTGACACTGATATTATTAGGTGGAATTTCATTTATATTAGCTTTCGTGCACATCCCTTCCGCCATTCGAAGCGGAAAAACAGTTTATCCTCTACTTTCCTTTAAAAAGTCTGATAGGGTGATGATAATAGCACCCCACCCAGATGATGAAGCCCTTGCAGCCGCTGGGATTATAAGATATTGTGTCAATCACAACATACCAGTTGAAGTGGTTATTGTAACCAACGGAGGCTCTGGTCTAGCATGGCAAAGGCACACTGAAAGTTTAGAGGCGATGAAAAAATTAGGTTTGAATGATAATATCACATTTCTTGACTATCCCCAGATGGGACTTACCCATCTTCTGGCTCAAAACTGGAATAAACCATACATGGACCCTAAAGGTATCTCCCATTCCATGGATAAATTCTCGCACAATCCAGGCGCCCCATATACAGGTGAATCTTTAGCCATGGAACTAGAAGATATTATATACGATTTCAAGCCTACAGTAATAATATATCCCGATTCAAATGATGTGCACCAGGATCATTGGGCAACAAGTGCATTTGTAGAATATGCCATCACAAAACTCAATTACAACTGCACAACCCTAGGTTATATGATCCATACCCCATCAAACTCATGGCCATCACCACGTTCCTATTCTCCAAGCTCCTATCTGACTCCACCATCTTATCTTTCAGCACAAGAAAATTGGGTTGAATTTCCATTAACAGAAAAAGATGAAGAGTTTAAAGCTTCAGCAATAAAATCTTATAAGTCCCAATTAAAAAGAGGCTCATACTTCCTCCTCTCCTTTGTAAGGAAAAATGAACTATTCTCAATCCAGCACCCCATAACCATATCTAAAAATTCAAGCACAGGTTACCCTCATCTCATATTTAAGGACCCGGAAAATGATGTGAAAAAGCTTACCACTTCCATAGAAACCGACATGAAAACGTCTGAAAGTTCTGTAGATCTTACAAATATAAGCTTTGAAACCGATAACAATGGCACTTGCATTTCTTTACAAACAAAAGACAAAATATCAGCTAATAACATATATGAATTTCACCTTTTAATCATATATGGAAATAACACAACAGCAGAAATGGACATACAAATCAAAAACGGAAAATACCATATCAACCAATATGGGACTACATTATCAAATCTCACCATTATCAACACAGGAAATGCTATAATAATAAAAATCCCCATAATATTTAAAAAAGGTGACAATGTTATCCTAAGCGCAGATACAATAGACTCAAAAAGAAAGAGTACAGATATGAGTCCCTGGCAAATAATAGAAATAAGATAA
- a CDS encoding 1-(5-phosphoribosyl)-5-[(5-phosphoribosylamino) methylideneamino] imidazole-4-carboxamide isomerase → MLIIPAVDIKDGKCVQLVQGIPGTEQVIIDDPVGMAMKWEEMGANTLHLIDLDGALETGRNLNIIKKIVKSLSIPVQLGGGIRTREYAQKLLDIGVERIILGTLAIKNPEIVKKLSDEYGSEHIMVSLDTKDSKVVIKGWTKKTSKEAPKLAKLFENKGAGSILFTNVNVEGLLKGVDIKPLTELVKTVKIPIIYSGGVTTIKDLKILKKTGVKGVVIGSALYKGKIDFKEALKYQDPPR, encoded by the coding sequence ATGTTAATAATACCAGCAGTTGATATAAAAGATGGTAAATGCGTCCAATTAGTACAAGGCATACCAGGCACCGAACAAGTCATCATAGACGATCCAGTAGGCATGGCAATGAAATGGGAAGAAATGGGTGCCAATACACTCCATCTCATCGACCTTGACGGCGCCCTCGAAACAGGCAGAAACCTTAACATCATAAAAAAGATTGTTAAATCATTATCTATCCCAGTACAATTAGGTGGCGGTATAAGAACGCGAGAATACGCCCAGAAACTCCTCGATATTGGTGTTGAAAGGATAATCCTAGGCACATTAGCCATCAAAAACCCAGAGATTGTGAAAAAATTATCAGATGAATATGGATCAGAACATATAATGGTATCCCTAGACACCAAAGATTCAAAGGTAGTTATAAAAGGTTGGACAAAAAAGACATCCAAAGAAGCCCCCAAGTTAGCCAAATTATTCGAGAACAAAGGCGCAGGCAGCATACTATTCACCAACGTAAACGTGGAAGGACTGTTAAAAGGAGTGGATATCAAACCCCTAACAGAACTCGTCAAAACAGTTAAAATACCCATCATATACTCCGGTGGCGTGACCACAATAAAAGACCTTAAAATCCTGAAAAAAACCGGTGTAAAAGGTGTTGTGATCGGATCAGCACTCTACAAGGGTAAAATAGACTTCAAAGAAGCCCTAAAATATCAAGATCCCCCAAGGTGA
- a CDS encoding glycerol-3-phosphate cytidylyltransferase, protein MKTVMATGTFDIIHPGHIFFLEEAKKLGGKDAKLVVVIARDSTVRAKKRIPIIDEKQRLEVVKMLKPVDEAYLGSETDMFEIVHKIKPDIIAIGPDQDFSIKELKGELRKRGLNCEVKRIKKYKKAPLDSTCKIIKKIKNMKFDDKTFKHC, encoded by the coding sequence ATGAAAACCGTTATGGCCACAGGAACCTTCGACATCATACACCCAGGACATATCTTCTTCCTAGAAGAAGCTAAAAAACTCGGCGGAAAAGACGCCAAGCTAGTCGTAGTCATTGCAAGAGACTCAACTGTAAGAGCAAAGAAAAGAATCCCAATCATAGATGAAAAACAGAGACTAGAAGTCGTGAAAATGTTAAAACCAGTTGATGAAGCCTACCTTGGGAGTGAAACAGACATGTTTGAGATAGTCCACAAAATAAAACCCGACATCATAGCCATAGGCCCAGACCAGGACTTCAGCATAAAAGAACTTAAAGGCGAACTTAGAAAAAGAGGTCTTAACTGTGAAGTTAAAAGAATAAAAAAGTATAAAAAAGCCCCACTAGACAGCACCTGCAAAATAATCAAAAAAATAAAAAACATGAAATTTGATGATAAAACATTCAAACACTGTTAA
- a CDS encoding N-acetyl-gamma-glutamyl-phosphate reductase: MIDVGIIGASGYTGGELLRFLSKHPHVEIVAATSRQYAGKPLKKVHPHLQELELEFTDDIHNIDADLIFTATPHGASMKIVPRIIEQDIKVVDLSGDYRFDNIKTYEKWYGMKQENPLDAIYGLPEIHREEIKNAQLVANPGCFPTGAILACMPLVHEKLAETFIIDSKTGVSGAGIKPTPITHYPNCSDNVIPYNVTDHRHTPEIRQELSKINPVKISFTPHLVPVIRGILTTVHTFLNEDLNPDELESIYSGFYEGEPFTKIIENGEIPRLSAVRGSNDCHIGCFEIDDNGRAVIISAIDNLVKGASGQAIQNMNIMFGFDEKTSLDFPAVHP, encoded by the coding sequence ATGATAGATGTAGGTATCATAGGAGCCAGCGGATATACAGGCGGTGAACTTTTAAGATTTTTAAGTAAACACCCCCATGTAGAGATAGTGGCAGCCACATCCAGACAATATGCTGGTAAACCCCTGAAAAAAGTGCATCCACACCTCCAAGAACTCGAACTCGAATTTACAGATGATATCCATAACATTGATGCCGACCTCATATTCACAGCAACACCACACGGAGCCTCCATGAAAATCGTGCCAAGGATCATAGAACAAGATATAAAAGTCGTCGACTTAAGTGGCGATTACAGATTCGATAATATAAAAACCTATGAAAAATGGTATGGAATGAAACAAGAAAATCCCCTAGACGCCATCTACGGACTGCCAGAAATTCACAGAGAAGAAATAAAGAACGCCCAACTAGTCGCAAACCCTGGATGCTTCCCAACCGGGGCGATACTAGCCTGCATGCCATTAGTACACGAAAAATTGGCCGAAACATTCATAATAGATTCAAAGACTGGTGTAAGCGGCGCCGGAATAAAACCCACCCCAATAACACATTACCCAAATTGTAGCGATAATGTTATACCCTATAATGTGACAGATCATAGACACACCCCAGAAATACGCCAAGAACTATCAAAGATAAACCCAGTCAAGATAAGCTTCACACCACACCTCGTACCAGTCATCAGAGGAATACTAACAACAGTACACACATTCCTAAATGAAGACCTCAACCCAGATGAACTCGAAAGCATATACAGTGGATTCTACGAAGGCGAACCATTCACAAAAATAATAGAAAATGGTGAAATACCACGTCTAAGCGCTGTCAGAGGATCTAACGACTGCCATATAGGCTGCTTTGAAATCGACGATAATGGAAGAGCCGTTATAATATCAGCAATCGACAACCTAGTAAAAGGAGCCTCTGGCCAGGCAATCCAAAACATGAATATAATGTTCGGCTTCGATGAAAAAACATCCCTAGACTTTCCAGCAGTACACCCCTAA
- a CDS encoding predicted flavodoxin, whose product MKTLIIYYSRTKKTETVAKTLADELSAETIEIKDLKDRYSFLSTMGSIIDAIREKKTKIDPENIDLKDYNLLYIGSPTWAGKPAPAIITLIDNLNLKGKDVILFSTMGRQGGNNVIERMAEKIKARGGRIINSFIIKTGGKQFNEIKEDTLKVIAEKDLKIYSIG is encoded by the coding sequence ATGAAAACACTAATCATCTATTATTCAAGGACAAAAAAGACTGAAACAGTAGCAAAAACCCTTGCAGACGAACTATCAGCCGAAACAATAGAAATAAAAGACTTAAAGGACAGATACAGTTTCCTAAGTACTATGGGGTCTATTATAGATGCTATAAGAGAGAAAAAAACCAAAATAGACCCCGAAAATATCGATTTAAAAGACTACAACCTCTTATATATAGGATCACCCACATGGGCTGGTAAGCCAGCACCAGCCATAATAACATTAATAGATAACCTAAACCTAAAAGGTAAAGATGTCATACTATTCAGTACAATGGGCCGCCAAGGCGGAAACAACGTCATAGAAAGAATGGCCGAAAAAATAAAAGCAAGAGGGGGCCGCATAATAAACTCCTTCATAATAAAAACCGGTGGAAAGCAATTTAACGAGATCAAAGAGGACACATTAAAGGTTATAGCAGAAAAAGACCTTAAAATATACTCCATAGGATAG
- a CDS encoding preprotein translocase subunit SecF — protein MLTRKFIESYKALMIIPLLVTLLALGIIFSNGLEQSVDLKGGSITEITLEKKISQTELKSLIEEKLNIKDVNVVSITGSEATVQMGSEVQVDQFANALEGTAKIKSYKSVGPILSKEAMKQIYWAVGFAFLFMSITVLIVFRNLVPSLAVIMAALCDIIIALGGMSAFKIPLSLASIGAILMLIGYSVDTDILLTTRLLKQKKGKITERAIGAMKTGITMSAAAIAAMGALYIVTVFIIPEAEVLSNIAAVLIIGLSADIITTWLMNLGILRWYLEAKQ, from the coding sequence ATGTTAACAAGAAAATTCATAGAATCTTACAAGGCGCTTATGATCATACCACTACTCGTAACACTATTAGCACTAGGCATAATATTCTCAAATGGACTAGAACAGAGCGTTGACCTAAAAGGGGGATCCATCACAGAAATAACACTAGAAAAGAAGATAAGCCAGACAGAACTTAAATCCCTCATCGAAGAAAAATTAAATATCAAAGACGTTAATGTTGTCTCAATCACAGGATCGGAAGCAACAGTACAAATGGGTAGCGAAGTCCAAGTTGATCAATTCGCAAATGCTCTTGAAGGCACAGCAAAAATCAAAAGTTACAAATCAGTAGGGCCAATACTTAGTAAGGAAGCCATGAAACAAATTTACTGGGCAGTGGGATTCGCCTTCCTTTTCATGTCAATAACAGTACTCATAGTATTCAGAAACCTAGTACCATCCCTTGCAGTTATAATGGCGGCGCTCTGCGATATCATAATCGCACTAGGTGGAATGTCAGCCTTCAAAATCCCATTATCACTCGCATCAATTGGCGCAATCCTCATGCTAATAGGTTACAGTGTAGACACCGACATCCTACTCACAACAAGATTACTCAAACAAAAAAAAGGCAAAATAACCGAGAGAGCAATAGGGGCTATGAAGACAGGGATCACAATGTCAGCAGCAGCAATAGCAGCCATGGGAGCGCTCTACATTGTAACGGTCTTCATCATACCAGAAGCCGAAGTTTTAAGTAATATAGCCGCGGTCCTCATCATTGGATTGTCTGCTGACATCATAACAACTTGGCTCATGAACCTTGGCATACTAAGATGGTACTTGGAGGCAAAACAATGA